cacttagtacagtgctctgcatacggaagcgctcccccatcttacctccttcccttccccacagcacctgtatatatgtatatatgtttgtacatatttattactctatttatttatttatttattttacctgtacctatctattctatttattttattttgttagtatgtttggttttgttctctgtctcccccttctagactgtgagcccgctgttgggtaggggctgtctctatatgttgccagcttggacttcccaagcgcttagtacagttttctgcacacagtcaacgctcaataaatacgattgattgactgactgaaatacgactgactgacgacTGATTGATCTCGTCACGCGGGCCTCCCCTGTAGGCCCCAGGCCTGGACGGTTTCCCTGGAGACGGGGACGGAGCCTTCTGCGCCTGCGCGTCCTTCGGGCTGACGCAATGGCCCCCCGAGCGCTCACCGACGAAGCGGAGGGGGAGACGCGATGCACGGAgaggccgctagggggcgggggggcgaatgGGCCCCAGGCTGGACGGTTTCCCTGGAGACGGGGAAGGAGCCTTCTGCGCTTGCGCGTCCCTCGGGTTGAGGCAGTCGACCCACgcgtgtgagcccacttttgggtggggaccgtccctatatcaatcaatcaatcgtatttattgagcgcttactgtgtgcagagcactgtactaagcgcttgggaagtacaagtcggcaacacatagagacagttcctacccaacagcgggctcacagtctagaaggggggaatctCTCTATATAActctattatataatatatatatataactctatataactttctctatatgttgccaacttgtacttcccaagcgcttagtacagtgctctgcacacagtaagcgctcaataaatacgattgattgattgatgtttatcAATTTAAATAActaaatttaatttaaataaCTTAATTTaaataactatttattttattttgttagtatgtttggttttgttctctgtctcccccttctagactgtgagcccactgttggatagggactgtctctatatgttgccgacttgtacttcccaagcgcttagtacagtgctctgtacacagtaagcgctcaataaatttgattgattgattgattgattgattgattgattgagacgcgATGCACGGAgaggccgctagggggcggggggggggcgaatGGGCCCCAGGCCTGGACGGTTTCCCTGGAGACGGGGACGGAGCCTTCTGCGCCTGCGCGTCCCTCGGGTCGACGCAATCGGCCCCCCGCGCTCGCGCCGGCGAAGCGGAGGAGGCGACGCGATGCACGGTAgaggccgctagggggcgggggggcgaatgGGCCCCAGGCCTGGACGGTTTCCCTGGAGACGGAGCCTTCTGCGCCTGCGCGTCCCTCGGGTTGACGTGCGCGCGCCGGCGAAGCGGAGGGGGAGACGCGATGCACGGAGAGGCCGCTAGGGGGGAGGGGGCGAATTGCCCCCGGGCCTGGACGGTTTCCCTGGAGACGGAGCCTTCTGCGCCTGCGCGTCGTTCGGGTTgacgccatcgccccccggcggGCGCGCCGGCGAAGCGGAGGGGGAGACGCGATGCACGGAGAGGCCGCTAGGGGGGGCGAATAGGGAGCAACCGGAAGTGGGGGGGGCGTCTCGCGCCGCCCTCCTGTCTGTCAGCGGCGGGAGGAGGGCGGAGCGCGTGTCGTCAGGCGGAGGGCCGCCATTTTGTGCTGCCCTCAGCCGCGGCCGCCAGTCTTTCGTCGCCTCTCCTCGTCACCTCACGGTGGTGGGGCCGCCGCCATCCCCAGCCCCGTCCCTTCCCACGATGGACCCCGCTTCCGCCTCCACCGGGCCCAGCGACCCCCGCCGCGCCAGGCCTCAGGGCCGGCCTCACCTTCGAGGACCCTGAGGGAAAGAAAGcgagggcgagagagagagagagagaggatggagccGGGGGCGGAGAGGGCCGACCCCCAGCTGGCCCCCCGGCCCGGGGCCTTGCAGAAGTTTTGCTCCCACGTGCTCCCCGGTTTCCTGCAGAAGCTGCTGCTGTGGGGCCAGATGGCGTCGGGGATGCTCCCCTCCAGGTGGTTGGAGTTGGCCCGCGGCAGCCCCGCCTGGAGAGCGCTCAGGGGGGGCGAGGAGCCCCCCCCCTGATAACCCCGCATCCCTGAACTGGCTGGAGGAGGACCTCTTCCTGCACTGCGGCCCCCGGGGCCTGGGCCTGAAGCCGGACGACAAGGGCGGCCCCTCGGACCCGcccgcccaccctctcctcctgcaGCCTCAGCTGTGGGGGCCCCAGGAGCTGGGAGCCCCGGGGAGGGTCGGCCTCCGGCCCTTTCCCAACTTCAGCGTGGTGTCCTGGGTGTGGACCCCCCCCCTGCCTGGACCGGCCCAGCGGGGGGCTTGTGGagtttcagtcaatcaaggggGTGACCGACCAGAGCCCCCAGCCCCTGAAGGCAGACCGTGCCGGACGGAGCTGTATTTCCCCCTGCTCGAGAGAGGGGCTGCCAGAGATCCACCACCTCCGCATGAAGCGCTTGGAGTTCCTGCAGCAGGCTAGCAAGGGACAGGCACTCCCTACTCCCGAGCAGGATCACGGATACCACAGCCTGGAGGAGGAACACCACCTGCGCCGCCGCCTCGATCTGGGCCAAGCCTCGAAATCCGAGCGGCAGGGAGAAAGCCCGGCCCCACCCGAAAGTGGCTTGTCCATTCAGGAGACCCCCCCTACCCTGGAAGCCCGGGCCTTTCCCGAAATTAGGCCAGCTCGGGATGCGCCCGGAGAACGGGATCGAGCGGGCGACCCCCTGCCAACCCCCGCCAGACCGGCCTGCGGCAATAAATTAATCGACTACATTCTGGGGGGCGACTCGAGCGATCAGGAAACAGGCTCCAATTCCGAGGATGAAGAGTGGGACGACGAGGATGATGGTTTCGATAGCGATGAGCCCGAACCGGCCCCCGGGCAGCGGGACTCAATCCTCTGGAATTCCTTCTACAAGGTGGAAGACCCTTATAATCCCCAAAACTTCACGGCGACATTGCAGACCTCTTTTAGAGCCATTAGGGAGGACCATTCCGATTCCGAGAAGGAGCTGCCCGAGAGGTCGGATGCAGAGGACTCTCCCTGGACCGAAAGCTCCCCCGGTTCCCAAAGCTCCGGAACGGACGTCGATAGTGATGACGACGGGGACTCCAGCGCAGATGAGGCAGAGAACTTAAAACTGTGGAACTCCTTCAATAATTCCGATGACCCTTATAATCCCTTCAATTTCAGGGCCCCGTTTCAGACTGCCGGGAAAAAGGGCCAGGAGAAACCCGACTCCCCGAGGCGGGCCGGGGCAAAGGTGGCCAGGTGTCAGAGTCGTGCCTTATTAACTTGTCAGGTGCAGCTGATCAGGAGGCACGAGAGTGGACTTGAAAATCTGACCCAACACGGGATCCTCTCTGGAGACGGGCGCGTACACACCAGAAGAAAAaaggtaaatatatatatatattgtgatTATGAACTTGGATCAGGAGTTTTGGGGAGCGTTTCCATGCATGCAGTTGGATTCCTACGATTGGTCGAATCACCTGTACTCATTTTCACCCAGAGGACTATCCTACCAACACAGAGATGCAAAATAAAACAGCTCGTGATGATCAACTTGGACTTCAGGGTGACTCATCATTGCTGTAATTTTAGAATTGGGGACATAGAAATCACAACGTCCTTTTGTCCGTGGCTCACTTCCGAGCAAATTTAGCAGTCCGCTTAGAAAGTGACCTTTAGGTAAAAGGTTCTCAGTATTTTTCAGAGGGGCCTTGAGTTTTCACTaaactattttcattcattcagtcgtatttgctgagcgcttactgtgtgcagagctccgtactaagctcttggaaagtacagttcagcaacagagacaatccccacccaacggggtgacagtctagaaggggggagacagacaacaaaacaaagcaagtgaacaggcgtcaatataaatatattgaattatagatatgtacacatcgttaaaagaataataaatacgtacatatccacacaggtgctgtggagcggggagggagttAGAACAGAGGggcggagatggggaggaggagcagaggaaaaggggggctcagtctgggaaggcctcctggaggaggtgagctttcagtagggctttgaaggggggaagtgtgctagtttggcagatgtgaggagggagggcattccaggcgagaggaaggacgtgggtcaggggtcaacggcgggacagaggagaggagtgtgcgggctgggctgtagaaggagagaagggaggtgaggtagaagggggaaaggtgatggagagctttgaagccaatagtgaggagtatttgcttgacacggatgttgataggcaaccactggagagttttgtggAAGCGGgggcgacatgcccagagcatttctgtaggaagataatccaggaagctgagggaagtatagactgaaagttgggtgatcagaaaggaggctgatgcagtaatccagtcgggataggatgagagattgtaccaacaaagtAGCGGCTTGGGTGGAAATCTCGAGTGCTTACGTAATGAGTTAATTTTTCATTTGGGTAGGTACTGTGAAGATCACATTACTTGCCCCATGGAAAATTCCTGGGTATTAGGAAGCCCACGTGTAGCTTTCGAAAGCTGCTATTTCAGCGCAGTGTGCTGAAGTGCATGAAGCACTTCTGCATTCACTGTTGCTGGGAATTCACTGGGCAGCAATAGTGAAAGCAGACACTGAATTTGAAAcgtcattatttaaaaaaaaatgcttttcatCTCCAGGGGCAAACTGTGCAATTGGTTTAGTTGCATGGAACCAGATGTGTAATAATACTGAAAACTTTATCGGACTTTTGAGTTCATTAGGCTAGAAACAAGTACCACACTTGCTGATATGAAGTCATTTGGTTTGATTGTTCTTGAAGTCATTGGGTAGGACAGCCTCATATGATGTATGAAAGTTCAAATTTAATTATTGCTGgaaaatgtatatatattttttgttgCTTCTCCAGAATAGTTCCACCTCAGGAATTTGCTGTGGAAGGGAGAGTGGATGTAGAGGTTCAATGAGGAGACCTCTCTGTGTGAAGATTTTTCCCTGTATAACCTCTGTTTTTGAAATGGGGCTTCATCAGATCTCTCAAGTATTTTTAGTTGCTAAAAGTCCAGTGTAGCATCTCTTTATCCCATGTCCCTTTAGTAATGTGGGAATACTTAAAGAGTGTTCCtaatttataaaaataaacataCTTCCGGGGCATGTGAATGACCACAGATTTGGTTCCTTCTGTCTTACATCCTGCTTTAAGGAGATGGAGAAATTCTTCGGAGCACCACTTAAGGCTGGCTCCCTCTTTGACCATATTAGGATTTTTTTGACGGATTCATTTTCAGTTTGGAGATGAAATGGGCTGCCCTGTTTATTTTGGGTACTGGAAATCAaacccttggcattacccttaatGTCTTAGTTCATTTTTCTTTGGTTTAGAACTCTTAGACATGTCCATCCTTACTCAGAATTAGGAAGGAGGTCCTAAACTCAAGATGTTTGAGTGTGAAGTGTCATGTCCACATAGTTTAAATGGATGGGTTTGATGGgaatccaccccccccccccgaaacgtagatttttttttaaagccaggaATTACAGAACACCTTTTATTCTTTAATTTGGAATTCTTTTATAGCTGTTTTATAGCTGTTGAATATGAACCCGTATATTGTCCTTTTGTAATTTTATTGAGGCCTGAGTCAAAGCCCATAGAGCTGTATATTATTCTTTCCCTGGAGTTTGGCCTCAGCCCAAATATTTCCAAAGACTCGAAATTAAGAATGCTTTTTTAGTGCACTGGGACTTCTGTAATATGTTGTTATATTGGTTCTGGTTGGTCTCTAGCACCTTGGCTATTATGAAATATAGCCACCGAGAGTTCACTAAACACTGTTTCAGCAAGAAATTTCAGTATTATAATGCCCTTACGGATAAATAGCCTAGTGGCTTGTGACTACCTTAACTTTCATTGGCGGGCAGTATTTCGAGTAATTTGAAATCCCGTGTGTAAACTTTCCTAGTGATACAGTAAAGGAATAATGATTTGGAGCAATATCTAGCTTGGTATTACAATACCTGGTAATTGTACTCCAGAGGTTCCTTAGACTGATGAAAAAGGAATGAAAGTGTCGGATCTCGGTGGAATTGGCTGATGTAACTATTGAATGTTTAAAAGCAGATATTCACTTAGTCACGATTTGGAGATTAGAGAACTGGTGACTAAGCAGGGACTAAAAAAGACCTGGACTCAACTGAATTTCAAATGAATGTGATCAGTCGAAttcctcagtgcttactgtgtgcagagccttgtactaagcgtttgggaaagtacagtacagcagagttggtagacacattctctgcccacaataaactcacagcctagagtaTGACTAGTAATAATGACTAGTAATTTGGAGTTTTCTGGGGGGgttttgcagtatttgttaagcgcttactgtgtgccaggcactgtacatattgctggggtagggacagcataatcaggttgggcacagtccatatcccacatggggcccccagttttaatccccattttacagataaggtaactaaggcacagagaagttaagtgacttgcccaaaatcacacagcagacaagtgacaaaggcaggaatagaacccaggtccttctgactcctaggcctgttctgtacccactaggccacactactagtTCAGTGATTGTAAATGGAATGGCAAATGGGGCACTTGTTCATTAATCACAAATTATTTTGTAATACAATAGCCCCACTGTTAGATTAACAAATGCATCGTGCTTGCATATTTAATGATGCTGTGACATAATGAACATTCAGATTGATTTTTGGCATAACATCACTTTACCATGGACTTTTCTAATTGGTTGAAAACCATTATTTTAAGAGAATTATAACATGATAGGCTGTATCAATGACATCACACTTAGTCTGGTATAGCTTTCAAAGCTACTCATCAAATATTGCATATGTGCGTATCCCAGCAATGGAGCATGCTGGGATCCTAgctgatagataataataataatgatggtatttgttaagcgcttactatgtgccgagcactgttctaagcgctggggggatacaaggcgatcaagtcgtcccacgtggggctcacagtcttcacccccattttacagatgaggtaactgaggcacagagaagtttggtggcttgcccagggtcacacagctaagtggctgagttgggattcgaacccatgacctctgactcccaagcccgggctcttcccactgagccacgctgcttctctcagtgtagAGCTCATCTACAGTGTAAAATGAAGCCACGTAGAGTGGTGTTTGCAGATATTTTTAGAGGTTAATAGGTGAGCATCTTAGCTTGTCATACCTTTTTATCTAAGAAAATACTGAACTCTTTTGTGAAAATTAGTTTTCAGTTGTCAACCTAATGGAGCAAGGATTTTCCTCAACTTCAGCATCCTTGAAAACAAAAAAGTGGACAAATTTAGATGTAGTTGCATGTCAGTTTGCCCAGTCATTTTCGGTTAAATTTATTTTTACCCAAAATGGTCAGGTTTCATTGCCATTCAgtttttttccaaagcattttgtaTGGAGATGTGTTTTGAAATGTTAAGTGATCGTATCCAAGATATTTGGTCACTCTAAATTGGAGGCATTCTCAGAGTATGGCAGATAGGGACAATGGCTTCAGCACCCTCCGCTTCCCCAGCCCACCTCCACGTGTGAGTGGAAGCTGCTTGAAGGCAGCTTAATCTTTGTAGAACCCCCATAAATCTATACatcatggagggagagagggtgtgagAAGCAGGACGACGTATGGGAAGGGGAGTCCATTATTGCGGGTTTACCGTGTAGGAGAAGCAGGCGGCACTGTCCTGAACCTCATTCCAGGAAGTAGGTCTGTCCCTGGAAACACCTTGGCTCACCCGGACCAAGCCTGAGAGGTTGTGGTCGTGGGGGTCTCGCACCACTCAATTTGGCCCAACTTTAGGAATGTTCTTGATCCTAATATCCTGGGTAactgagaggaaggagtggggttgCTGAAAATTGAGGGAATCTTCTCCAGCCTCAAAACAGAATAGGGCAGTTTTAACTGTCCTCCATTTGGTCCGTTAAAATTCCAAAAGTAAGTTTGGTATTCCTCCCCAGAGTCCTTTTCTCTAGTTCTCACCCATTTTCATTCCATATCAAGCCCCCAAAATTCCCTGAGGAAAAGTA
The sequence above is a segment of the Tachyglossus aculeatus isolate mTacAcu1 chromosome 7, mTacAcu1.pri, whole genome shotgun sequence genome. Coding sequences within it:
- the PPP1R15B gene encoding LOW QUALITY PROTEIN: protein phosphatase 1 regulatory subunit 15B (The sequence of the model RefSeq protein was modified relative to this genomic sequence to represent the inferred CDS: inserted 2 bases in 1 codon); amino-acid sequence: MEPGAERADPQLAPRPGALQKFCSHVLPGFLQKLLLWGQMASGMLPSRWLELARGSPAWRALRGGEEDLFLHCGPRGLGLKPDDKGGPSDPPAHPLLLQPQLWGPQELGAPGRVGLRPFPNFSVVSWVWTPPLPGXRPSGGLVEFQSIKGVTDQSPQPLKADRAGRSCISPCSREGLPEIHHLRMKRLEFLQQASKGQALPTPEQDHGYHSLEEEHHLRRRLDLGQASKSERQGESPAPPESGLSIQETPPTLEARAFPEIRPARDAPGERDRAGDPLPTPARPACGNKLIDYILGGDSSDQETGSNSEDEEWDDEDDGFDSDEPEPAPGQRDSILWNSFYKVEDPYNPQNFTATLQTSFRAIREDHSDSEKELPERSDAEDSPWTESSPGSQSSGTDVDSDDDGDSSADEAENLKLWNSFNNSDDPYNPFNFRAPFQTAGKKGQEKPDSPRRAGAKVARCQSRALLTCQVQLIRRHESGLENLTQHGILSGDGRVHTRRKKVTFLEEVTEYYISSDEDRKGPWEELARDGCRFQKRIQETEDAIGYCLTFEHRQRIFNRLQEACY